The following coding sequences lie in one Silene latifolia isolate original U9 population chromosome 5, ASM4854445v1, whole genome shotgun sequence genomic window:
- the LOC141655380 gene encoding uncharacterized protein LOC141655380 — protein sequence MSAGYANGQWDAQPGGFTPAGYYAWFKGTRPRVHWVKAVWNGWALPKHQFLGWVVAHEALNTAARLSTFGVDIEDKCSLCGLVSETIETLFCDCLYSRRTVLQRGVQIAMMLGLLYQVWQQRNKGRTENVLIRPEGVARIILEEMRTRVRARDRTTMTSAERDWLIRMRLIERYLVLCV from the exons ATGAGTGCTGGTTATGCCAATGGGCAGTGGGATGCTCAACCAGGAGGATTTACACCAGCTGGTTATTATGCCTGGTTTAAAGGGACTAGGCCAAGAGTTCACTGGGTTAAGGCAGTCTGGAATGGGTGGGCTCTGCCAAAGCACCAATTCTTGGGGTGGGTTGTAGCTCACGAGGCTTTGAATACAGCTGCTAGATTATCCACGTTTGGAGTGGATATTGAGGACAAATGTTCTCTATGTGGTCTAGTCTCTGAAACCATTGAGACTTTGTTCTGTGATTGCTTATACAGTAGAC GAACAGTGCTGCAGAGGGGAGTACAGATTGCAATGATGTTGGGTCTTTTGTATCAGGTATGGCAGCAGAGAAATAAAGGCAGAACCGAGAATGTGTTGATTCGTCCAGAAGGTGTGGCAAGAATAATCttggaggagatgagaacaaGAGTTCGAGCCCGAGATAGAACAACTATGACAAGTGCTGAGAGAGATTGGCTCATTAGAATGCGTCTTATAGAACGATATCTTGTTTTATGTGTTTGA